A genomic stretch from Bacterioplanes sanyensis includes:
- the glmS gene encoding glutamine--fructose-6-phosphate transaminase (isomerizing) — MCGIFGATNGSSVTSSLLAGLEALAYRGYDSSGIAIAAANGLQRRRAEGKIGNLQSTIEQSPVDGNTGIGHTRWATHGRPDERNAHPHMTEQVAVVHNGIIENYQQLRLQLQAQGVAFDSDTDSEVIPRLISQQMAQGLDQAEAIRASLQQLKGSFAIAAIFSDSPDCIYAARMGSPLVIGKAHDAHYLASDSNALASKATLACHLEDGDLAYIRRDQLHIHDHTGALVERPFEVLEESRVNNGKQGYAHYMLKEMHEQPGIIEKLLHHYGDHAAGTSLDHAKLTLQHRQRLGIVACGSSYYAGMVGKYWLESIASLPVDLDIASEFRYRNTPLSSSSAHLFISQSGETADTLAALRYTKQLGITSLSLVNAPASAMARESAGFIETLAGAEIGVASTKAFTAQLMMLALLTLRLAESSAHCDAGTVKYAMDSLRHLPEQMRQMLKQQDAIQAIAGRLRRARNVLYIGRGMAYPLALEGALKLKEISYIHAEAYPAGELKHGPIALVDDELPVIVLAPPGELQEKTLSNLREIASRGAQITLISDQAGVDLAADGIQDAIVMPDCNAMAMPMLYTLPLQLLAYRVALLKGTDIDQPRNLAKSVTVE, encoded by the coding sequence ATGTGCGGAATATTTGGTGCCACTAATGGCAGTTCAGTCACTTCCAGTCTGCTGGCTGGCTTAGAAGCGCTGGCCTATCGCGGCTATGACTCCAGCGGCATTGCCATTGCCGCGGCGAACGGTCTGCAGCGCCGTCGAGCCGAGGGCAAAATCGGCAATTTGCAAAGCACCATTGAGCAAAGCCCCGTTGATGGCAACACAGGCATTGGCCACACCCGCTGGGCCACCCATGGCCGTCCAGATGAGCGCAATGCTCACCCCCATATGACCGAGCAAGTCGCCGTGGTGCACAACGGCATCATTGAAAACTATCAGCAACTGCGGCTACAGCTGCAAGCGCAAGGGGTGGCCTTTGACAGCGACACCGACAGCGAGGTCATTCCTCGGCTCATCAGTCAGCAAATGGCGCAAGGGCTGGATCAAGCCGAGGCCATACGTGCCAGTTTGCAACAATTGAAAGGCAGCTTCGCCATCGCCGCCATTTTTAGCGACTCACCGGATTGCATCTATGCCGCGCGTATGGGCAGTCCGCTGGTGATTGGCAAAGCGCACGATGCTCATTACTTGGCGTCGGACAGCAACGCACTGGCCAGCAAGGCAACCCTGGCGTGCCACCTTGAAGACGGCGATCTGGCGTATATCCGCCGCGACCAGCTGCACATTCACGATCACACCGGCGCTTTGGTCGAGCGGCCGTTTGAGGTACTGGAAGAAAGCCGAGTTAATAACGGCAAACAGGGCTACGCCCACTACATGCTGAAAGAAATGCACGAGCAGCCCGGCATTATTGAAAAACTGCTGCACCATTACGGCGATCACGCTGCAGGCACCTCGCTTGACCATGCCAAGCTGACGTTGCAGCACAGACAGCGCTTGGGCATCGTCGCCTGCGGTTCGTCATATTATGCCGGCATGGTAGGCAAATACTGGCTGGAGAGCATTGCCTCATTGCCCGTCGATCTCGACATCGCATCAGAGTTTCGCTATCGCAATACGCCACTGTCATCCAGCAGTGCGCATTTGTTTATTTCCCAGTCCGGTGAAACGGCCGACACCTTGGCAGCGCTGCGTTACACCAAACAGCTGGGCATCACTAGTTTGAGTTTGGTCAATGCGCCTGCCAGCGCCATGGCCAGAGAAAGCGCTGGCTTTATCGAAACACTGGCAGGCGCGGAAATTGGCGTGGCCTCCACCAAAGCCTTCACCGCACAGCTGATGATGCTGGCCCTGCTGACGCTGCGTCTGGCAGAAAGCAGCGCTCACTGCGACGCGGGCACCGTCAAGTACGCGATGGATTCCTTGCGCCACCTACCTGAGCAAATGCGCCAGATGCTAAAACAGCAGGACGCCATTCAAGCCATTGCCGGTCGTCTGCGTCGCGCCAGAAACGTGCTCTATATCGGCCGTGGCATGGCGTACCCACTGGCGCTGGAAGGCGCATTAAAACTGAAAGAAATCAGCTACATACACGCCGAAGCGTACCCTGCCGGTGAACTCAAACACGGCCCCATTGCGTTGGTCGATGACGAACTGCCAGTGATCGTACTGGCACCGCCCGGCGAGCTGCAGGAGAAGACGCTGTCGAATCTGCGCGAAATCGCCTCCCGCGGTGCGCAGATCACCTTAATCAGCGACCAAGCCGGTGTTGACCTAGCAGCGGATGGCATCCAGGACGCCATTGTGATGCCCGATTGCAACGCCATGGCGATGCCCATGTTGTACACCTTGCCACTGCAGCTGCTGGCTTACCGTGTTGCCCTGCTCAAAGGCACCGACATTGACCAGCCACGCAACTTGGCCAAATCCGTCACGGTGGAGTAA
- a CDS encoding DUF4114 domain-containing protein, with amino-acid sequence MMKTTLSAAIVLGLTATSHTTLALDTDPPEIENRTVEDSVLQTVRTALPEQKAVNTSFLNTDYDPYLTVNQEANVAVTFLDEGAGYRNSLGWFSFSDTTFDGMSKGDIDIDDSSVVSLSELNAVDGVNSGWLFPNSSEYRGGGSLLAGDTVAVGDGPLSAGTSVSFFLAQNASWGGDRVNNGVLTGSTQMFYGLDFLNPEADFTSTIDSNLEQSRHVAMLFSDDTQQQVIMGFEDLNRVDRSANQWGFRSDEDFNDAIFLVSSDPVEAFGDSNIATAPLPPLGQGIVGVLMAMGLFSFALGKNPLNMHTALA; translated from the coding sequence ATGATGAAAACCACCTTATCTGCAGCCATAGTGCTGGGCCTGACGGCCACCAGTCACACCACACTGGCGCTCGACACCGACCCGCCAGAGATAGAAAACCGCACGGTTGAAGACAGCGTATTGCAAACGGTTAGAACGGCTTTACCGGAACAAAAAGCTGTCAATACGTCGTTTCTCAACACGGATTACGACCCCTACCTTACTGTCAACCAAGAGGCCAACGTTGCCGTTACTTTCCTAGATGAAGGCGCTGGCTATCGCAACTCTCTCGGTTGGTTTTCCTTTTCCGACACCACCTTTGATGGCATGAGCAAAGGCGATATCGACATCGACGACTCCAGCGTTGTCTCTCTATCTGAGTTGAACGCAGTTGATGGCGTTAATTCCGGCTGGTTATTTCCCAACTCATCTGAATATCGTGGCGGTGGCTCGCTGCTCGCTGGCGACACCGTCGCGGTTGGTGACGGGCCGCTGTCTGCCGGCACCTCAGTGAGTTTCTTTTTGGCACAAAACGCTTCCTGGGGCGGTGATCGTGTGAATAATGGTGTGCTCACCGGCAGTACACAAATGTTTTATGGCCTCGACTTTCTTAACCCAGAGGCCGACTTCACCAGCACCATCGACAGCAACTTAGAGCAGTCGCGTCACGTCGCCATGCTGTTCAGTGACGACACCCAGCAGCAGGTCATTATGGGATTTGAGGACCTCAATCGTGTGGATCGCAGCGCCAATCAATGGGGCTTTCGCTCGGATGAGGACTTCAACGACGCCATCTTCCTGGTCAGCTCCGACCCGGTGGAGGCATTTGGTGATTCCAATATCGCCACCGCACCATTACCGCCGCTGGGACAGGGCATCGTCGGCGTGCTGATGGCGATGGGCCTGTTCAGTTTTGCGCTGGGTAAAAACCCGCTCAATATGCACACCGCTTTGGCCTAA
- a CDS encoding O-antigen ligase family protein — protein sequence MGVATHHQRGKQTLLALSVCSLIGVAWLAIPHPAVVVPVSLAPLAILLVLDRSFLMILLFVSFSFFRLHEVFPQLYSLKIPLLLSLASLAALAWHVGFTRKYQVYWRKELTTLSIFFALVVIGVVLASNRPIALTYFKGIYWKIALMTFAIAWLSRTAKDFALTSRMITVSGILVGIVALINKASGVGLVEGTRVTISRDIGSVLGDPNDLALVLMFPTSFAVSLMLTQGIDRGTRLLGLISIPILFSAIIATQSRGGLLGIIAIFGIYGYRRIRSKTLLLIIGVVAAAGLYLLAGISGRSSGGAAEEGIDASAMGRLYAWQAAFGMAVHNPLTGVGLDNFYSNYFYYSPHWDGLNHAVHSTWFGVLAETGFLGLTVFLVLITQLMRTAIKTLNRVEANRSQVDPAIQATAMAVLAGLVGTVVSGTFLTQGFTWPIYILAAQVIAVAHWVDTHLGKEPNGNTEGQPC from the coding sequence ATGGGCGTAGCGACTCACCATCAGCGCGGAAAGCAAACGCTGCTTGCGCTCAGCGTTTGCAGCCTTATTGGCGTCGCTTGGCTGGCGATTCCACATCCAGCGGTGGTGGTTCCTGTCAGCCTGGCGCCACTGGCGATTTTGCTGGTACTTGATCGTTCGTTTTTAATGATTTTGCTGTTTGTCTCGTTTTCGTTTTTCCGCCTGCACGAGGTCTTCCCGCAGCTGTATTCGCTGAAAATTCCGCTGCTGTTGTCGCTGGCGTCGCTCGCCGCTCTGGCCTGGCATGTCGGTTTCACCCGCAAGTACCAGGTCTATTGGCGCAAAGAACTGACCACGTTAAGCATCTTTTTTGCGTTGGTGGTCATCGGAGTGGTATTGGCCAGCAACCGTCCCATCGCGCTGACGTATTTCAAAGGCATTTATTGGAAGATTGCGCTGATGACCTTTGCCATCGCCTGGCTGTCGCGCACGGCCAAGGACTTTGCTTTAACCTCTCGCATGATCACGGTATCGGGCATTCTGGTGGGCATCGTTGCGCTCATCAACAAGGCCAGCGGCGTAGGCCTAGTGGAAGGTACGCGCGTTACCATCAGCCGAGACATCGGCTCGGTATTGGGTGACCCCAATGATTTGGCCCTGGTACTGATGTTTCCGACGTCGTTTGCGGTGAGTTTGATGCTGACGCAAGGCATTGATCGCGGCACACGATTGCTTGGCCTGATTAGCATTCCCATCTTATTTTCCGCCATCATTGCCACACAAAGCCGCGGCGGCTTGCTGGGCATCATCGCCATTTTTGGCATTTATGGGTATCGGCGCATTCGCTCCAAAACCTTATTGCTGATCATTGGTGTGGTCGCTGCCGCAGGCTTGTATTTATTGGCGGGCATTTCCGGGCGATCGTCAGGTGGTGCCGCCGAAGAAGGCATCGACGCCTCAGCCATGGGACGTTTATACGCCTGGCAAGCCGCGTTTGGCATGGCGGTACACAACCCGCTAACCGGGGTGGGGCTGGATAACTTCTACTCCAATTATTTTTACTACAGCCCGCACTGGGACGGCCTTAACCACGCGGTACACAGCACCTGGTTTGGTGTACTGGCGGAGACTGGATTTTTGGGTTTGACGGTATTTTTGGTGCTCATCACTCAGCTGATGCGCACCGCGATCAAAACCCTCAATCGTGTTGAGGCCAATCGCTCACAGGTCGATCCGGCCATTCAGGCCACCGCCATGGCGGTGTTGGCGGGTCTGGTCGGCACCGTCGTTTCCGGCACTTTTTTAACCCAAGGGTTTACCTGGCCGATTTACATTCTTGCTGCCCAAGTCATTGCCGTGGCCCATTGGGTTGACACTCATTTAGGCAAAGAACCAAACGGCAACACGGAGGGCCAGCCATGCTGA
- a CDS encoding lipopolysaccharide biosynthesis protein, whose protein sequence is MSSAGMPSSSTASKVWRQALLYGSSIALMKGLSLLLLPFVAQQLSADEFGRLELASSLAVIGSILIGLGLEDALYRFVGEQPNQSQRHRLAACIYSLTLLAAALIIPTSHWLAPVLSQWVPGQLSHYEVQLVLLMLAFEGAIAVPLGWLRMRDKAVGFFTLTTGRAALHAALTVWFLSLDRGVAGILEAGLLAAVLQALLLGALMLRDTGLAISAAVGAKALVYGLPLVASGLLAFTLNGLDRWIAAEHTTLTDVAHLGIAAKFALATVLLLQPYGMWWMPKRFEVLFGPQGSARAVRFNTIGVALALIITVAVGLTAPLLIDWLMPAAYAAAAGYALVLVATAGLKEITELLNLGCLAGRTTGVQVVLNAAGACAGVVCMLWLTPNYGVWGAVWALFIAQAVRLALFIVVGQRLQKLPYRFGPLLALAALACGWLLSVGSEQAPVLQLLLATVATLSTAVAAVCLGLIPLPDRWQQRWSWLWA, encoded by the coding sequence ATGAGCAGCGCTGGCATGCCATCAAGCAGCACTGCCAGCAAAGTCTGGCGACAAGCATTGTTATATGGCTCCAGCATCGCGCTGATGAAAGGACTGTCGCTGTTATTGCTGCCATTTGTTGCCCAACAACTGAGCGCCGACGAGTTTGGCCGTTTGGAGCTGGCCAGTAGCCTGGCCGTGATTGGCAGCATCCTTATCGGTTTGGGTCTGGAGGATGCTCTCTATCGCTTTGTCGGTGAACAGCCCAATCAATCGCAAAGGCATCGCCTAGCAGCGTGTATTTATTCACTGACCCTGCTGGCCGCCGCCCTCATCATTCCGACAAGTCATTGGCTGGCCCCCGTTTTAAGCCAATGGGTGCCCGGACAACTCAGCCATTACGAAGTGCAACTGGTACTACTGATGCTCGCCTTTGAAGGCGCCATTGCGGTGCCACTGGGTTGGCTGCGCATGCGCGACAAAGCGGTCGGTTTTTTCACCCTCACCACCGGCCGCGCCGCGTTGCATGCGGCATTAACCGTATGGTTTCTGAGTTTGGATCGCGGCGTAGCCGGGATTCTCGAAGCAGGCTTATTGGCGGCAGTATTGCAAGCCTTGCTATTAGGGGCCCTGATGCTGCGCGATACCGGCCTCGCCATTAGTGCAGCGGTCGGCGCCAAAGCCTTGGTGTACGGTCTGCCACTGGTAGCCAGCGGACTGCTGGCCTTCACGCTTAATGGTCTCGATCGCTGGATTGCCGCGGAGCACACCACCTTAACAGACGTGGCGCACCTCGGCATTGCCGCCAAATTTGCGCTGGCAACGGTTCTGCTGCTGCAGCCTTACGGCATGTGGTGGATGCCGAAACGCTTTGAGGTGCTGTTCGGCCCACAGGGCAGCGCCCGTGCGGTACGCTTTAACACCATCGGCGTGGCGTTGGCACTGATCATCACCGTCGCCGTCGGACTCACCGCCCCGCTGCTGATCGATTGGCTAATGCCAGCGGCATACGCCGCTGCCGCTGGCTATGCCTTGGTGCTCGTAGCCACAGCCGGATTAAAGGAAATCACCGAGCTGCTCAACCTAGGCTGCTTGGCAGGACGCACCACTGGCGTCCAAGTGGTATTGAATGCCGCGGGTGCCTGCGCTGGCGTCGTGTGCATGCTGTGGCTGACCCCCAACTACGGCGTGTGGGGCGCGGTATGGGCACTGTTTATCGCACAGGCGGTGCGGTTGGCGCTGTTTATTGTCGTCGGGCAACGATTGCAGAAATTGCCCTATCGTTTCGGCCCTCTGCTGGCCCTAGCTGCCTTGGCCTGTGGCTGGTTACTGAGCGTTGGCAGCGAGCAAGCACCAGTATTGCAATTGCTGCTCGCCACCGTGGCAACACTGTCGACCGCGGTCGCCGCCGTGTGCCTTGGGCTGATTCCGTTACCTGACCGCTGGCAGCAGCGTTGGTCGTGGTTATGGGCGTAG
- a CDS encoding glycosyltransferase family 4 protein produces MNQSASVSQPATLLFVHFGDDWIRGSERCLLDLMQHLDPQRYRAVLWCNSPVMAAAARELGIIVIQQPFTLLLGWSAPRFNVLAYGRLVRDAIALIKRFDVALVHVNSGAPTQWMHLAARWAGLPLVTHLHCRYPLKDRLSLGLHQASMLVGVSAPVIEQLVDDGMPAERCSVIANGIDTRALETQSGSNLRTLLQLDDSDFLLVTVGSLIHRKGMDLIIQAVSELGQLGIDAHLAIIGDGEERAALQQQTLNLGLQQRIHILGERSNVSALLRQGADVFVSAAREEVFGLVLAEAGLNRLPVVAPKVGGIPTVVRAGETGLLVEHESVPALTQALASLHNDPALRRQLGEAGRQRVLKHFSIEQYVGRFEALYQRLLQKTHYRMGWLSPWRLPLMSTVRSIKRVARHWLPGADKPRHTLVLDPTAFAGGSKVATDTALGLLDRQRTRVTVLTSSPQAWHSEHAQVIRLKQPSWLASRDHGTGFFARHLYLAGLVLFTRLRCGRIDTAIGASGPGVDLALYLLKPLLGFRLLQLVHGPVATSRTLGRCLLQANSVHYLTSATQSMLSAIRRYQPSFGDSLPNHCQPLKNGIAQSAWPQPCQYQQPVVFWAASLLKWKGLNTLVAALRQCDSQQRPPAHICFIRPQQTSLPISQAPVQLGNVQWHEDPDELDAIRAQCNIFVSTSDKEPFGLSILEALAAGHCVVIPDDGAYWSQHLVDGEHCLLYPPGDSAALAELLQRLSLDMETVRRIGSAAQSLAQHYRAEQRLEPLRRDIEQSSGATGRKLSSEAL; encoded by the coding sequence GTGAACCAGTCAGCCAGTGTTTCTCAACCTGCCACCCTGTTATTCGTTCATTTCGGTGACGACTGGATTCGCGGCAGCGAGCGCTGCTTGCTCGACCTCATGCAGCACCTCGACCCCCAGCGTTACCGCGCTGTACTGTGGTGCAACAGCCCTGTCATGGCGGCGGCAGCACGAGAACTGGGCATCATTGTGATCCAGCAGCCTTTTACACTGTTGCTGGGCTGGTCGGCACCACGTTTCAATGTACTGGCCTACGGGCGCTTGGTGCGCGATGCCATCGCCTTAATCAAACGCTTTGACGTAGCGCTGGTGCACGTCAACAGCGGCGCCCCCACCCAATGGATGCACCTAGCAGCACGCTGGGCCGGTCTACCCCTGGTCACTCATTTGCATTGTCGTTACCCGCTTAAAGACCGCCTCAGCCTCGGCTTGCATCAAGCCAGCATGCTGGTAGGCGTCAGTGCCCCGGTGATCGAGCAGCTGGTCGACGATGGCATGCCGGCTGAGCGCTGCAGTGTCATTGCCAATGGCATTGACACACGCGCATTGGAAACCCAAAGCGGCAGCAACCTGCGCACCCTATTGCAGCTCGATGACAGTGATTTCTTGCTGGTGACGGTCGGGTCGCTGATTCACAGAAAAGGCATGGATCTGATCATTCAGGCCGTCAGCGAGCTGGGCCAGCTCGGCATCGATGCGCACCTGGCGATCATTGGCGACGGCGAAGAGCGCGCCGCACTGCAACAACAAACGCTCAATCTGGGGCTGCAGCAACGCATCCATATTCTCGGCGAGCGCAGCAATGTGTCAGCGCTGCTGCGCCAGGGAGCGGATGTGTTTGTCAGTGCAGCGCGCGAGGAGGTATTCGGCTTGGTGTTAGCAGAAGCTGGCCTCAATCGCTTGCCCGTCGTTGCCCCCAAAGTCGGCGGCATCCCAACCGTGGTACGTGCTGGTGAAACCGGTTTATTGGTCGAACATGAAAGCGTTCCAGCGCTCACTCAAGCTCTTGCTTCTTTGCACAACGACCCGGCGCTGCGCCGCCAACTGGGCGAAGCCGGGCGCCAGCGAGTGCTGAAACACTTCAGCATCGAACAATACGTTGGCCGCTTTGAAGCCCTGTATCAGCGGCTGCTGCAAAAGACTCACTACCGCATGGGTTGGCTCAGCCCGTGGCGTTTGCCGCTAATGTCCACCGTGCGCTCTATCAAGCGCGTTGCACGCCACTGGCTGCCAGGGGCGGATAAACCACGTCATACCTTGGTGCTGGACCCAACTGCCTTTGCCGGTGGATCAAAAGTCGCCACCGATACCGCATTGGGCTTACTGGACCGACAACGTACTCGGGTCACCGTGCTGACGTCATCGCCACAGGCTTGGCACAGCGAACATGCCCAGGTGATTCGGCTGAAACAGCCTTCGTGGCTGGCGTCACGGGATCATGGCACAGGCTTTTTTGCCCGCCATTTGTATCTGGCCGGCCTGGTGTTGTTCACGCGTTTGCGTTGCGGCCGTATCGATACCGCCATCGGCGCTTCAGGCCCTGGTGTCGACCTGGCGCTGTACCTGCTAAAACCGCTGCTCGGATTTCGTCTGCTGCAGTTGGTCCACGGCCCGGTGGCGACATCGCGCACACTGGGGCGCTGCCTGCTGCAAGCAAATAGCGTGCATTATTTAACCAGCGCCACGCAGTCCATGCTCAGCGCCATCCGCCGCTATCAGCCGTCCTTTGGCGATTCCCTGCCCAACCACTGTCAGCCGCTGAAAAATGGCATAGCCCAAAGCGCTTGGCCACAGCCGTGTCAGTATCAGCAGCCAGTGGTGTTTTGGGCCGCCTCTCTATTGAAGTGGAAAGGTCTAAATACACTAGTGGCGGCGCTGCGCCAGTGCGACAGCCAACAGCGGCCGCCAGCTCATATTTGTTTTATTCGCCCGCAGCAAACCTCATTGCCAATTTCACAAGCACCGGTGCAACTGGGCAACGTGCAATGGCACGAAGACCCAGACGAGCTCGATGCCATCCGCGCACAGTGCAATATTTTTGTTTCCACCAGTGATAAAGAGCCGTTCGGACTTTCCATTTTGGAAGCGTTGGCTGCTGGGCATTGTGTCGTCATCCCTGACGACGGCGCCTATTGGAGTCAGCACCTGGTGGACGGAGAGCATTGCTTGCTATACCCACCCGGCGACAGCGCCGCGCTGGCCGAGCTGCTGCAGCGGCTGAGCCTCGACATGGAAACCGTGCGCCGTATTGGCAGTGCCGCCCAGTCTCTCGCTCAGCATTATCGCGCGGAACAGCGCCTGGAGCCTTTACGCCGCGATATCGAGCAATCTAGCGGCGCCACTGGCCGCAAGCTGTCATCGGAGGCGTTATGA
- a CDS encoding glycosyltransferase family 4 protein, giving the protein MNDSAAAIWLLLDSSNIGGIETHVVQLAAGLKAAGRPVTVVLFRQHAHNPLQALLQQNGIDCCAFDGKPHRLWHLLRSHAPGLLHTHGYKAGIVGRCIANLLRIPVVSSYHAGEVPNGRVRLYDALDRYTGFFAQARLSVSREIQQRLPWSSRVLDNFIDTDKLTLSQGQQIAFVGRLSSEKGPDRLLQLAEQMPATQFHCYGTGPLAATIQQQAPDNLILHGMQSDMAQIWPRIGLLLMPSRYEGLPMAALEAMGRGIPVLATRVGDLPRVIDHHQNGWLVEQPELAAMQQHVQQWLSLAPTQRADMQRSAAAKIEQQFSAKAVIPQLLAIYWQIAKPVAG; this is encoded by the coding sequence ATGAACGATTCAGCAGCGGCGATTTGGCTTTTATTGGACAGCAGCAATATTGGCGGCATTGAAACACACGTTGTGCAGTTGGCTGCCGGTTTAAAAGCAGCAGGACGACCTGTCACCGTGGTGCTGTTCCGGCAACACGCGCACAACCCCTTGCAAGCGTTGCTGCAACAAAACGGAATCGACTGCTGCGCCTTTGACGGTAAACCCCATCGGTTATGGCATTTATTGCGCAGCCACGCTCCCGGATTACTCCACACTCACGGCTACAAGGCTGGCATCGTTGGCCGTTGCATCGCCAACTTACTGCGCATCCCAGTGGTCAGCAGCTATCACGCTGGCGAAGTGCCCAACGGGCGAGTCCGACTGTACGATGCCCTCGACCGCTACACCGGCTTTTTTGCTCAAGCCCGTTTGTCGGTATCGCGCGAGATTCAGCAACGCTTGCCGTGGTCATCGCGGGTACTGGACAACTTTATCGACACCGACAAACTGACACTGAGCCAGGGGCAGCAGATTGCGTTTGTTGGGCGACTCAGCAGTGAAAAAGGCCCTGATCGTTTGCTGCAGTTGGCCGAGCAAATGCCTGCAACACAATTTCACTGTTACGGCACCGGGCCGCTGGCTGCCACTATCCAGCAGCAAGCGCCCGACAATCTGATACTGCATGGCATGCAAAGCGACATGGCGCAGATCTGGCCGCGCATTGGCTTGCTGCTGATGCCCTCACGCTATGAAGGCTTGCCCATGGCCGCCTTAGAAGCCATGGGGCGCGGTATTCCCGTACTGGCCACGCGCGTTGGCGACCTGCCTAGGGTGATCGACCACCATCAAAATGGCTGGCTGGTCGAGCAACCGGAGTTGGCCGCGATGCAACAGCATGTGCAGCAGTGGCTCTCCCTGGCGCCGACGCAGCGCGCTGACATGCAGCGCAGCGCCGCTGCAAAGATTGAGCAGCAATTCTCGGCCAAGGCTGTTATTCCGCAGCTGTTGGCAATCTATTGGCAAATCGCAAAACCCGTCGCTGGTTGA
- a CDS encoding SDR family NAD(P)-dependent oxidoreductase: MANYLITGGCGFIGSHLADRLLAAGHRVRILDDLSSGHMANVSPACDVIVGDVTDADTVQHCMRNMDGCFHLAAVASVQRSNEEWARTHQINLTGSVNVFDAAKQQKTPVVYASSAAVYGDNADMPLREVSSVRPLTAYGADKLGSELHARVAALMHDIPNVGLRFFNVFGPRQDPSSPYSGVISIFVDRLLKQQPLTIFGDGEQTRDFIYVADVVSFLVAAMDKADTTHPVFNVCTGQCITINQMARMLLTLTSSNAGIRHMKARQGDIRVSIGNPSKANRELGVVAQYSVLEGLRKLVLESGHRERVA, translated from the coding sequence ATGGCAAATTATTTAATCACGGGTGGTTGTGGATTTATCGGCTCGCATTTGGCCGATCGACTGTTAGCGGCCGGGCACAGAGTTCGTATATTGGACGATCTGTCCTCCGGGCATATGGCGAATGTCAGTCCTGCTTGCGATGTCATTGTCGGTGATGTGACTGATGCCGACACTGTGCAGCACTGCATGCGCAATATGGACGGTTGTTTTCATCTGGCGGCGGTTGCTTCAGTGCAGCGCTCCAATGAAGAGTGGGCACGGACGCATCAAATCAATCTGACCGGCTCGGTCAATGTGTTTGATGCTGCCAAACAACAAAAAACTCCGGTGGTGTATGCCTCGTCGGCCGCCGTGTACGGTGATAATGCCGATATGCCACTGCGTGAAGTGTCCAGTGTTCGACCGTTAACCGCCTATGGTGCGGATAAACTGGGCTCTGAATTACATGCGCGCGTGGCGGCGCTGATGCACGACATTCCCAATGTCGGTTTGCGCTTTTTTAATGTGTTCGGTCCGCGCCAGGATCCCAGTTCACCGTACTCGGGTGTTATTTCTATTTTTGTTGACCGGCTGCTGAAACAACAGCCATTGACCATATTTGGTGACGGCGAACAAACGCGCGACTTTATTTATGTGGCCGATGTGGTCAGCTTTCTGGTGGCGGCGATGGATAAAGCCGACACCACACACCCGGTATTTAATGTCTGCACCGGTCAGTGCATTACCATCAATCAAATGGCTCGTATGCTGCTCACTTTAACCAGTAGCAATGCCGGTATTCGTCATATGAAAGCGCGCCAGGGCGATATTCGTGTGTCGATCGGCAACCCCAGCAAAGCCAACCGTGAACTGGGTGTCGTGGCGCAGTACAGTGTTTTGGAAGGGTTGCGAAAATTGGTGTTGGAATCAGGCCATCGCGAACGGGTGGCTTGA